In Streptomyces sp. NBC_00569, a single genomic region encodes these proteins:
- a CDS encoding aminotransferase-like domain-containing protein, producing the protein MHERSSVGELAERLREELDRYSPGGKLPSSRALVERFRVSPVTVSRALAQLAAEGLVVTRPGAGAFRAEPRAAAQPAGDISWQALALSADSATEVVPRAVDASGVLVTLSAPPPGVVEFNGGYLHPSLQPERAMAAALARAGRRPGAWGRPPVDGIPELREWFARGIGGAITAAEVLIASGGQSALATALRALAPPGAPVLVESPTYPGMLAIARAAGLRPVPVPVDTDGVRPELLAEAFRATGARVFVCQPLFQNPTGAVLSAQRRPEVLRIAREAGAFIVEDDFARRLVHEDAGPLPRPLATDDHDGVVVHVCSLTKATSPSFRIGCLAARGPVLERLRAIQVVDHFFAPRPLQEAALELVGSPAWPRHLRTVAAHLTLRRDTMTAALRATLPELAVGHVPLGGYLLWPRLPDGTDEAALVTGALRAGVAVAPGRPYFSAEPPAPHIRLSFAAVAGPAEITEGIRRLRAVCDEVLQ; encoded by the coding sequence ATGCATGAGCGTAGCAGTGTGGGCGAGCTGGCGGAAAGGCTGCGGGAGGAGCTGGATCGCTACTCTCCAGGTGGAAAGCTGCCGTCCAGTCGGGCGCTCGTCGAACGGTTCCGGGTGAGCCCGGTGACCGTGTCGCGCGCGCTCGCGCAGCTCGCCGCGGAGGGGCTCGTCGTGACGCGTCCGGGGGCCGGGGCGTTCCGCGCGGAGCCCCGTGCCGCGGCACAGCCGGCCGGTGACATCTCCTGGCAGGCGCTCGCGTTGAGCGCCGACTCCGCGACGGAGGTGGTGCCGCGGGCCGTGGACGCCTCGGGAGTCCTGGTCACGCTCTCCGCCCCGCCACCGGGAGTCGTCGAGTTCAACGGCGGCTATCTGCACCCCTCGCTCCAGCCGGAACGCGCCATGGCCGCCGCTCTGGCCCGCGCGGGCCGCCGCCCCGGCGCGTGGGGGCGGCCCCCGGTCGACGGCATCCCCGAACTGCGCGAGTGGTTCGCCCGCGGCATCGGCGGCGCCATCACCGCCGCCGAGGTGCTGATCGCGTCCGGTGGCCAGTCCGCCCTGGCCACCGCGCTGCGCGCCCTCGCCCCGCCCGGCGCCCCCGTCCTCGTGGAATCACCCACGTATCCGGGCATGCTGGCGATCGCGCGTGCGGCGGGGCTGCGGCCCGTGCCCGTGCCGGTCGACACGGACGGGGTGCGTCCTGAGCTGCTCGCCGAGGCGTTCCGGGCGACGGGGGCGCGTGTGTTCGTGTGCCAGCCGCTGTTCCAGAACCCCACGGGCGCGGTCCTCTCCGCGCAGCGGCGCCCCGAGGTGCTGCGGATCGCGCGCGAGGCAGGGGCGTTCATCGTCGAGGACGACTTCGCGCGCCGTCTCGTCCACGAGGACGCGGGGCCGCTGCCCAGGCCGCTGGCCACCGACGACCACGACGGCGTCGTCGTCCATGTCTGTTCCCTGACCAAGGCGACCTCGCCGAGCTTCCGCATCGGCTGCCTCGCCGCGCGTGGCCCCGTCCTCGAACGGCTGCGCGCGATTCAGGTCGTCGACCACTTCTTCGCGCCGCGCCCGCTCCAGGAGGCCGCCCTCGAACTGGTCGGCTCACCTGCCTGGCCGCGCCATCTGCGCACCGTGGCCGCCCACTTGACGCTGCGCCGCGACACGATGACGGCGGCCCTGCGCGCCACCCTGCCCGAACTCGCGGTCGGGCACGTGCCGTTGGGCGGCTATCTGCTGTGGCCGCGGCTGCCCGACGGCACGGACGAGGCGGCGCTCGTCACGGGGGCGCTGCGCGCGGGTGTCGCCGTCGCGCCAGGCCGCCCCTACTTCTCCGCCGAGCCCCCGGCCCCGCACATCCGGCTGAGCTTCGCGGCGGTCGCCGGGCCCGCGGAGATCACGGAGGGCATCCGCCGGCTGCGGGCCGTGTGCGACGAGGTGCTCCAGTAG
- a CDS encoding GNAT family N-acetyltransferase — MTDTPTTAPALPGGYEISTDASRVDAARVHRWLSTDAYWAMGRAREHQDRAIAGSLNFGVYDTASGEQVAYARVVTDQATFAWLCDVYVDRAVRGKHVGTALVAAVRGHLEPLGLRRIMLATRDAHGVYDKVGFAALAEPENWMVLTLR, encoded by the coding sequence ATGACCGACACGCCCACCACGGCCCCGGCGCTCCCCGGCGGCTACGAGATCTCGACCGACGCCTCCCGAGTCGACGCCGCCCGCGTGCACCGCTGGCTCTCGACGGACGCCTACTGGGCCATGGGCCGCGCCCGCGAACACCAGGACCGGGCGATCGCGGGCTCGCTGAACTTCGGGGTGTACGACACCGCATCGGGTGAGCAGGTCGCGTACGCCCGTGTCGTGACCGACCAGGCCACCTTCGCCTGGCTCTGCGACGTCTACGTGGACCGGGCCGTCCGCGGCAAGCACGTGGGCACCGCGCTCGTCGCCGCCGTCCGCGGCCACCTGGAGCCGCTCGGCCTGCGCCGCATCATGCTCGCCACCCGGGACGCGCACGGGGTGTACGACAAGGTGGGCTTCGCGGCGCTCGCCGAGCCGGAGAACTGGATGGTGCTCACCCTGCGGTGA
- a CDS encoding histidine phosphatase family protein — translation MPVRVTLLAAARSASLLAERFDDDRPLDHTGWHEVELASPALVPLAAAELRYCAPTARSRGTAEALGLAPLAQLALRDCDMGRWRGRTLAEVTAVEPGAVDAWLRDPRSAPHGGESLLAFISRVGGWLDTRPNDDGATVVAVAEPAVVRAALVYALKAPPSTYWNIDVRPLSAAVLTGGAGRWSVRLDAAV, via the coding sequence ATGCCCGTTCGCGTGACGCTTCTCGCCGCCGCGCGCAGCGCCTCGCTGCTCGCCGAGCGCTTCGACGACGACCGGCCCCTCGACCACACCGGATGGCACGAGGTGGAGCTGGCCTCGCCCGCGCTGGTGCCGCTCGCCGCGGCGGAGCTGCGCTACTGCGCGCCCACCGCCCGCAGCCGCGGCACCGCCGAGGCGCTCGGACTCGCGCCCCTGGCCCAACTCGCCCTGAGGGACTGTGACATGGGCCGCTGGCGCGGGCGCACGCTCGCCGAGGTGACGGCCGTCGAGCCGGGCGCCGTCGACGCCTGGCTGCGCGACCCGCGATCGGCGCCGCACGGCGGGGAGTCGCTGCTCGCGTTCATATCGCGGGTCGGCGGCTGGCTCGACACGCGGCCGAACGACGACGGCGCGACCGTTGTGGCGGTCGCCGAGCCGGCCGTCGTGCGGGCGGCGCTCGTCTACGCGCTCAAGGCGCCCCCGTCGACGTACTGGAACATCGACGTACGCCCCCTGTCGGCCGCCGTCCTCACGGGCGGCGCGGGCCGCTGGAGCGTGCGGCTCGACGCCGCGGTGTGA
- a CDS encoding DUF6314 family protein: MSEAWPVPDVLAHLAGRWHVERTVRDLAGDAVGTFSGTTDFTSDDAGGLLHHEAGTFVWHGTARPAERNLRFLPGEAPGTAVVRFSDGRFFHDLDLRTGRHTADHPCAADLYRGEFEVTGPDRWRMEWRVRGPAKDLVLTTAYTRAAP, from the coding sequence ATGAGTGAGGCCTGGCCGGTCCCCGACGTGCTGGCCCATCTGGCGGGCCGGTGGCACGTCGAGCGGACGGTGCGCGACCTCGCCGGCGACGCGGTCGGCACCTTCTCCGGCACCACGGACTTCACGTCGGACGACGCGGGCGGGCTGCTGCACCACGAGGCGGGCACCTTCGTGTGGCACGGCACCGCCCGGCCCGCCGAGCGCAATCTGCGGTTCCTGCCGGGCGAGGCCCCCGGCACGGCCGTCGTGCGGTTCTCCGACGGCCGCTTCTTCCACGACCTGGACCTGCGCACCGGCCGTCACACGGCGGACCATCCCTGCGCGGCGGACCTCTACCGCGGCGAGTTCGAGGTGACAGGGCCGGACCGGTGGCGGATGGAGTGGCGGGTCAGGGGCCCGGCGAAGGACCTGGTGCTCACCACCGCGTACACGCGCGCCGCGCCCTGA
- the argC gene encoding N-acetyl-gamma-glutamyl-phosphate reductase has protein sequence MAVRVAVAGASGYAGGELLRLLLAHPNVEIGALTGNSNVGQPLGALQPHLVPLADRILEPTTAEVLSGHHVVFLALPHGQSAAVAEQLGEDTLVVDMGADFRLKDEGDWEKFYGSSHAGTWPYGLPELPGARAALEGTKRIAVPGCYPTAVSLALFPAYEAGLAEPEAVIVAASGTSGAGKAPKPNLLGSEVMGSMSPYGVGGGHRHTPEMIQNLGAVAGVPVSVSFTPTLAPMPRGILATCSAKAKPGVSAESVRAVYEKAFADEPFVHLLPQGQWPATSSVYGSNAVQVQVAYDSAAGRIIVISAIDNLTKGTAGGALQSMNIALGLDETTGLTTIGVAP, from the coding sequence ATGGCGGTACGCGTAGCAGTGGCAGGGGCAAGCGGATACGCGGGCGGAGAGCTGCTGCGTCTGCTGCTCGCTCATCCCAATGTGGAGATCGGCGCCCTGACCGGCAACTCGAACGTGGGGCAGCCCCTCGGCGCGCTCCAGCCGCACCTGGTGCCGCTGGCCGACCGGATCCTCGAGCCGACGACCGCCGAGGTGCTCTCCGGCCACCACGTGGTCTTCCTCGCGCTGCCGCACGGGCAGTCCGCCGCCGTCGCCGAGCAGCTCGGCGAGGACACGCTCGTCGTGGACATGGGCGCCGACTTCCGGCTGAAGGACGAGGGCGACTGGGAGAAGTTCTACGGCAGCTCGCACGCCGGGACCTGGCCCTACGGGCTCCCCGAGCTGCCCGGCGCGCGCGCCGCGCTGGAGGGCACCAAGCGCATCGCGGTCCCCGGCTGCTACCCGACCGCCGTCTCCCTCGCGCTCTTCCCCGCGTACGAGGCCGGGCTCGCCGAGCCGGAGGCCGTGATCGTCGCCGCGTCCGGGACGTCCGGTGCGGGCAAGGCACCCAAGCCGAACCTGCTCGGTTCCGAGGTCATGGGCTCCATGTCCCCGTACGGCGTGGGCGGCGGTCACCGGCACACCCCCGAGATGATCCAGAACCTGGGCGCGGTCGCCGGTGTGCCGGTCTCCGTCTCCTTCACGCCGACGCTGGCCCCGATGCCGCGCGGCATCCTCGCCACGTGCAGCGCCAAGGCGAAGCCGGGCGTGAGCGCCGAGAGCGTACGGGCCGTCTACGAGAAGGCCTTCGCCGATGAGCCGTTCGTGCACCTGCTCCCGCAGGGGCAGTGGCCCGCCACTTCTTCGGTCTACGGCTCGAACGCCGTGCAGGTGCAGGTCGCGTACGACTCGGCGGCCGGCCGGATCATCGTGATCAGCGCCATCGACAACCTCACCAAGGGCACCGCGGGCGGCGCCCTCCAGAGCATGAACATCGCCCTCGGTCTCGACGAGACCACGGGGCTTACCACGATCGGAGTCGCGCCGTGA
- the argJ gene encoding bifunctional glutamate N-acetyltransferase/amino-acid acetyltransferase ArgJ encodes MSVTAAKGFTAAGIAAGIKQNGNPDLALVVNSGPRLAAAGVFTSNRVKAAPVLWSEQVLKGGLVSAVVLNSGGANACTGPKGFQDTHATAEKVAEALGLNAGEVAVASTGLIGELLPMDKLLPGVDTAVAQLGPHGGEKAAVAIKTTDSVHKTAVFEGDGWTVGGMAKGAGMLAPGLATMLVVLTTDADLEAGVLDKALRDATKVTFDRVDSDGCMSTNDTVLLLASGAAEVTPEYAEFAEAVRTVCDDLGRQLIGDAEGASKDIRVDVVNAATEDDAVEVGRSIARNNLLKCAIHGEDPNWGRVLSAIGTTSAAFEPDRLNVAINGVWVCKSGGVGEDRELVDMRFREVVITADLAAGSETATIWTNDLTADYVHENSAYSS; translated from the coding sequence GTGAGTGTGACGGCAGCCAAGGGATTCACGGCCGCGGGCATCGCCGCCGGGATCAAGCAGAACGGCAACCCGGACCTGGCCCTCGTGGTCAACAGCGGGCCCCGCCTGGCCGCCGCCGGCGTCTTCACCTCCAACCGCGTGAAGGCCGCGCCGGTGCTCTGGTCGGAGCAGGTCCTCAAGGGCGGGCTCGTGTCCGCCGTCGTCCTCAACTCCGGTGGCGCCAATGCCTGTACCGGCCCCAAGGGCTTCCAGGACACCCACGCCACGGCGGAGAAGGTCGCGGAGGCGCTCGGCCTGAACGCGGGCGAGGTCGCCGTCGCCTCGACCGGCCTCATCGGTGAACTGCTCCCCATGGACAAGCTCCTGCCCGGCGTCGACACGGCGGTCGCGCAGCTCGGCCCGCACGGCGGTGAGAAGGCCGCCGTCGCCATCAAGACCACCGACTCCGTGCACAAGACCGCGGTGTTCGAGGGCGACGGCTGGACGGTCGGCGGCATGGCCAAGGGCGCGGGCATGCTCGCCCCCGGCCTCGCCACCATGCTCGTCGTCCTGACGACGGACGCCGACCTGGAGGCCGGCGTCCTGGACAAGGCCCTGCGGGACGCCACCAAGGTCACCTTCGACCGCGTCGACTCCGACGGCTGCATGTCGACGAACGACACCGTGCTGCTCCTGGCCTCCGGTGCCGCCGAAGTCACCCCCGAATACGCCGAGTTCGCCGAGGCCGTCCGCACGGTCTGCGACGACCTCGGACGGCAGCTCATCGGCGACGCCGAAGGCGCCAGCAAGGACATCAGGGTCGACGTCGTCAACGCCGCGACCGAGGACGACGCCGTCGAGGTGGGCCGCTCCATCGCCCGTAACAACCTCCTCAAGTGCGCGATCCACGGCGAGGACCCCAACTGGGGCCGGGTGCTGTCGGCGATCGGCACGACGTCCGCCGCCTTCGAGCCCGACCGGCTGAACGTCGCCATCAACGGCGTCTGGGTCTGCAAGAGCGGTGGCGTCGGCGAGGACCGCGAGCTCGTCGACATGCGCTTCCGGGAGGTCGTCATCACCGCCGACCTGGCGGCCGGCTCCGAGACCGCGACGATCTGGACGAACGACCTGACCGCGGACTACGTCCACGAGAACAGCGCGTACAGCTCATGA
- the argB gene encoding acetylglutamate kinase: MSTTRKHTALPKAQILIEALPWLTRHQGKTVVIKFGGNAMIDEDLKAAFAQDVVFLHHAGLKPVVVHGGGPQISKALDRHGIVSEFKAGLRVTTEDAMDVVRMVLAGQVQRELVGLLNEHGPLAIGLTGEDAHTITATKHKPEIGGELIDIGRVGEITEIDTGAIEALLADGRIPVVSSIARSQDDGHVYNVNADTAAAALAAALGAETLMVLTDVEGLYEDWPNSDEVISRLTASELEKLLPELASGMVPKMEGCLHAVRGGVTTARVIDGRVPHSILLEIFTDEGIGTMVVPDAPEATDVSAIDAQGES; the protein is encoded by the coding sequence ATGAGCACGACACGGAAGCACACGGCGCTGCCCAAGGCGCAGATCCTCATCGAGGCGCTGCCCTGGCTCACCCGGCACCAGGGCAAGACCGTCGTCATCAAGTTCGGCGGCAACGCCATGATCGACGAGGACCTCAAGGCCGCCTTCGCGCAGGACGTCGTCTTCCTGCACCACGCGGGCCTCAAGCCCGTCGTCGTGCACGGCGGCGGACCGCAGATCAGCAAGGCCCTCGACCGGCACGGCATCGTCAGCGAGTTCAAGGCGGGCCTGCGGGTCACCACCGAGGACGCGATGGACGTCGTGCGGATGGTCCTGGCCGGCCAGGTGCAGCGCGAGCTCGTCGGGCTCCTCAACGAGCACGGCCCGCTCGCCATCGGCCTCACCGGCGAGGACGCGCACACCATCACCGCCACCAAGCACAAGCCCGAGATCGGCGGCGAACTGATCGACATCGGCCGGGTCGGCGAGATCACCGAGATCGACACCGGCGCCATCGAGGCCCTGCTCGCGGACGGCCGTATCCCCGTCGTCTCCTCGATCGCCCGCTCCCAGGACGACGGACACGTCTACAACGTCAATGCCGATACGGCGGCTGCGGCCCTCGCCGCGGCGCTGGGCGCCGAGACCTTGATGGTCCTGACCGACGTCGAGGGCCTCTACGAGGACTGGCCGAACTCCGACGAGGTCATCAGCAGGCTCACCGCGAGCGAGCTGGAGAAGCTCCTTCCCGAGCTGGCCAGCGGCATGGTGCCCAAGATGGAGGGCTGCCTGCACGCCGTGCGGGGCGGCGTGACGACCGCCCGCGTCATCGACGGCCGGGTCCCGCACTCGATCCTGCTGGAGATCTTCACCGACGAGGGCATCGGCACGATGGTCGTGCCGGACGCCCCCGAGGCCACCGACGTGAGCGCCATCGACGCACAGGGGGAGTCATGA
- a CDS encoding acetylornithine transaminase: protein MSNQELTARWQGALMDNYGTPRLPLVRGAGAKVWDADGKEYVDFVGGIAVNALGHAHPAVVQAVTEQIASLGHVSNLFVAEPPVELAERLLQLFGRSGRVYFCNSGAEANEGAFKIGRLTGRSHMVATQGGFHGRTMGSLALTGQPGKQEPFVPLPGDVTHVPYGDAEALRAAVTEETALVIIEPIQGENGVVVPPAGYLRAAREITRATGTLLVLDEVQTGIGRTGHWFAYQAEEGIAPDVVTLAKGLGGGLPIGATVAFGETAELLKPGHHGTTFGGNPVACAAGLAVLDTVAGEGLLGNVKRAEARLRDGITSLGHPLVGHVRGAGLLLGIVLTEPLAPQVQQAAQDAGLLVNAPAPDVVRLMPPLNLHDDEVDTLLQALPGVLDKALEAADGEGRS from the coding sequence ATGAGCAACCAGGAGCTGACCGCGCGCTGGCAGGGCGCGCTCATGGACAACTACGGCACGCCCCGGCTGCCCCTCGTCCGCGGCGCGGGCGCCAAGGTGTGGGACGCCGACGGCAAGGAGTACGTCGACTTCGTCGGCGGCATCGCGGTCAACGCCCTCGGCCACGCGCACCCCGCGGTCGTCCAGGCGGTCACCGAGCAGATCGCCTCCCTCGGCCATGTCTCGAACCTCTTCGTCGCCGAGCCGCCCGTCGAGCTCGCCGAGCGGCTCCTCCAGCTCTTCGGCCGGTCCGGCCGCGTGTACTTCTGCAACTCGGGCGCCGAGGCCAACGAGGGTGCCTTCAAGATCGGCCGCCTGACGGGCCGTTCGCACATGGTCGCCACCCAGGGCGGCTTCCACGGCCGGACGATGGGCTCCCTCGCGCTGACGGGCCAGCCCGGCAAGCAGGAGCCGTTCGTACCGCTGCCCGGCGACGTCACGCATGTCCCGTACGGCGATGCCGAGGCGCTGCGGGCGGCGGTCACGGAAGAGACCGCGCTCGTGATCATCGAGCCGATCCAGGGCGAGAACGGCGTCGTCGTCCCGCCCGCCGGCTACCTCAGGGCGGCCAGGGAGATCACCCGGGCCACCGGCACCCTGCTCGTCCTCGACGAGGTGCAGACCGGTATCGGCAGGACCGGCCACTGGTTCGCGTACCAGGCGGAGGAGGGCATCGCCCCCGACGTCGTCACGCTCGCCAAGGGGCTCGGCGGCGGACTGCCCATCGGCGCGACCGTCGCGTTCGGTGAGACGGCCGAGCTGCTCAAGCCCGGTCACCACGGCACGACGTTCGGCGGGAATCCCGTCGCCTGCGCGGCCGGCCTCGCGGTGCTCGACACCGTCGCGGGCGAGGGCCTCCTGGGCAACGTCAAGCGTGCCGAGGCGCGGCTGAGGGACGGAATCACGTCACTCGGGCACCCGCTCGTCGGCCACGTAAGGGGCGCCGGGCTCCTCCTGGGTATCGTGCTCACCGAGCCGCTCGCGCCCCAGGTGCAGCAGGCGGCTCAGGACGCAGGCCTCCTGGTGAACGCGCCCGCCCCAGATGTCGTACGGCTCATGCCGCCGCTCAACCTCCACGACGACGAGGTGGACACCCTCCTCCAGGCGCTGCCCGGCGTCCTGGACAAGGCCCTCGAAGCGGCCGACGGGGAAGGACGATCCTGA
- a CDS encoding arginine repressor, which produces MSQAQDNEHAAGPAVPQTRTARHRRIVDILNRQPVRSQSQLAKLLADDGLTVTQATLSRDLDELGAVKIRNTGGELIYAVPSEGGFRTPQAPLGGSAKEERMRRLAGELLISAEASANLVVLRTPPGAAQFLASAIDQAELQVILGTIAGDDTLMLISRDPAGGQALADHLLRLAQNDH; this is translated from the coding sequence ATGAGTCAGGCGCAGGACAACGAGCATGCCGCGGGACCCGCCGTGCCGCAGACCCGCACCGCGCGCCACCGCCGGATCGTGGACATCCTCAACCGGCAGCCGGTGCGCTCGCAGAGCCAGCTGGCGAAGCTCCTCGCCGACGACGGCCTCACGGTCACGCAGGCGACGCTCTCCCGGGACCTGGACGAGCTGGGCGCGGTCAAGATCCGCAACACCGGCGGCGAGCTGATCTACGCGGTGCCCAGCGAGGGCGGATTCCGCACCCCGCAGGCCCCGCTCGGCGGCTCCGCCAAGGAGGAGCGGATGCGGCGGCTCGCGGGGGAACTGCTGATCTCCGCGGAGGCCTCGGCGAACCTCGTGGTCCTGCGCACCCCGCCCGGCGCCGCCCAGTTCCTCGCCTCGGCGATCGACCAGGCGGAACTCCAGGTCATCCTCGGCACGATCGCGGGTGACGACACCTTGATGCTGATCAGCCGCGACCCGGCCGGCGGGCAGGCGCTCGCCGACCATCTGCTGCGGCTCGCCCAGAACGACCACTGA
- a CDS encoding bile acid:sodium symporter family protein: protein MQTEQLIPQPTDTGNRAARLAVTVFPVLVLAAGGIGLALPDAFVSWKTNVPYLLGVVMFCMGLTMTPHDFKGVAKRPWAVGLGLVAHYVIMPGLGWLIANALDLPPQLAAGVILVGCAPSGTASNVVTYLARGDVALSVSVATVSTVLAPLVTPPLTLLLAGEFLPVDAGSMVTDILKTVLLPVIAGLVVRLVLGRYVDRVLGFLPWLSALTIAVIVAVVVAGSATAIKSAAGLVLLAVVLHNGLGLALGYGAGKLARLGAPASRAMAFEVGMQNSGLAASLATAHFSPLAALPAAVFSVWHNVSGALVAAWMSYRARRAEQA, encoded by the coding sequence GTGCAGACCGAACAATTGATCCCTCAGCCGACGGACACCGGCAACCGCGCCGCGCGCCTGGCCGTGACCGTGTTCCCCGTACTCGTGCTCGCGGCGGGCGGTATCGGGCTCGCCCTGCCGGACGCCTTCGTGAGCTGGAAGACGAACGTCCCGTACCTGCTGGGTGTGGTGATGTTCTGCATGGGGCTCACGATGACCCCGCACGACTTCAAGGGCGTCGCGAAGCGGCCCTGGGCCGTCGGCCTCGGACTCGTCGCGCACTACGTGATCATGCCGGGGCTCGGCTGGCTGATAGCCAACGCCCTCGACCTGCCGCCCCAGTTGGCGGCGGGCGTGATCCTCGTGGGCTGCGCCCCCAGCGGCACGGCCTCCAACGTGGTGACGTATCTGGCGCGCGGCGACGTGGCCCTGTCCGTCTCCGTCGCCACCGTCTCGACCGTGCTCGCCCCGCTCGTCACGCCGCCGCTGACCCTGCTCCTCGCGGGCGAGTTCCTGCCCGTGGACGCGGGATCGATGGTCACGGACATCCTCAAGACCGTGCTGCTGCCGGTCATCGCCGGACTCGTCGTGCGCCTGGTCCTCGGCCGGTACGTCGACCGGGTGCTCGGCTTCCTGCCCTGGCTGTCGGCGCTGACGATCGCCGTCATCGTGGCCGTGGTCGTCGCGGGCAGCGCGACGGCGATCAAGTCGGCGGCCGGGCTCGTCCTGCTCGCCGTCGTCCTCCACAACGGCCTCGGCCTCGCACTCGGCTACGGCGCCGGAAAGCTGGCCCGCCTCGGGGCGCCCGCGTCCCGCGCGATGGCGTTCGAGGTCGGCATGCAGAACTCGGGGCTCGCCGCGTCGCTCGCCACAGCCCACTTCAGCCCGCTCGCGGCGCTCCCCGCGGCGGTGTTCTCCGTGTGGCACAACGTGTCGGGCGCCCTGGTCGCCGCCTGGATGTCGTACCGGGCTCGCCGCGCCGAGCAGGCCTGA
- a CDS encoding FAD:protein FMN transferase yields MGTVFSITVRGTDVDPRALDEAEAWLRHVDAVFSTYREDSAVSRIARGELAPQDCAPEVREVLRRCERAREHTGGWFTAGHSGGFDPSGLVKGWAVERAAEGLLAAGATGVCLNGGGDVQLHGGPWRVGVAHPLRPGRVAAVVESRQGALAVATSGPAERGCHVVDPHTGQAPVGGLASLTVVHEGLTDADTWATAAYAMGPGARAWLEAQPGVTAFAVTADGETWSVTP; encoded by the coding sequence ATGGGCACGGTGTTCTCGATCACCGTGCGCGGCACGGACGTGGATCCGCGGGCGCTCGACGAGGCGGAGGCGTGGCTGCGTCATGTGGACGCCGTCTTCTCGACGTACCGAGAGGACAGCGCGGTCAGCCGGATCGCCCGGGGCGAGCTCGCGCCCCAGGACTGTGCGCCCGAGGTCCGCGAGGTGCTGCGACGGTGCGAGCGGGCGCGGGAGCACACCGGCGGCTGGTTCACCGCGGGGCACTCCGGCGGCTTCGACCCGAGCGGCCTCGTCAAGGGGTGGGCGGTGGAACGCGCGGCCGAGGGGCTGCTCGCCGCGGGCGCGACCGGCGTCTGTCTGAACGGCGGCGGCGACGTCCAGCTCCACGGCGGCCCGTGGCGCGTGGGCGTCGCGCATCCGCTGCGCCCGGGTCGGGTGGCGGCGGTCGTCGAGTCCCGGCAGGGCGCGCTCGCGGTGGCCACGTCGGGTCCCGCGGAGCGCGGCTGCCACGTCGTCGACCCGCACACCGGGCAGGCACCCGTCGGCGGTCTCGCCTCCCTGACCGTCGTCCACGAGGGGCTCACCGACGCGGACACCTGGGCGACCGCCGCGTACGCGATGGGTCCGGGGGCGCGGGCGTGGCTGGAGGCGCAGCCCGGGGTCACGGCGTTCGCGGTGACGGCGGACGGGGAGACCTGGTCGGTGACCCCCTGA
- a CDS encoding FMN-binding protein has protein sequence MRAHPIRRTVLTCVATVSVTTLALALKPHSPPATAAPRTPASSRSPAVPGGTGSGSASGKRTLTGETVQTRYGPVQVEITVDGAKITAVRAVKTPSGDRRSQDIASSSVPTLVQETLDAQSARIDTVSGATFTSEGYISSLQSALDQARG, from the coding sequence ATGAGAGCCCATCCGATCCGCCGTACCGTCCTGACCTGCGTCGCGACCGTCTCCGTGACGACGCTGGCGCTCGCACTCAAGCCGCACTCTCCGCCGGCCACGGCGGCCCCGCGGACCCCGGCGTCCAGCCGGTCCCCGGCGGTCCCGGGCGGCACCGGGTCCGGCAGCGCGAGCGGGAAGCGGACTCTCACCGGCGAGACCGTGCAGACGCGTTACGGCCCCGTCCAGGTCGAGATCACCGTCGACGGCGCGAAGATCACCGCCGTCCGTGCCGTCAAGACCCCGTCGGGCGACCGGCGCAGCCAGGACATCGCCTCGTCCTCGGTCCCGACCCTCGTGCAGGAGACCCTGGACGCCCAGAGCGCCCGGATCGACACCGTCTCCGGCGCCACGTTCACCAGCGAGGGCTACATCTCGTCGCTGCAGAGCGCGCTGGACCAGGCCCGTGGGTGA